The genomic DNA TGGTCGAGGAGGCCTACAACCAGGAAGATCACGTCGTCCAGCACATCAGCAGCTTCGCGCTGTATCGCGAGAGCCGGGACTGGGTCGGGAACTTCACCCAGGAGTGGCCGCTGTTCGGCGCCAAGCACCAGCTCAGCTACACGCTCGCCTGGCTCGACCCCGGCGAAGAGGCGCCGGGCGGCGCCGGCGCGGGGGACCTGGCCCTGAACTACCGCTGGCAGGCGGCGGGCGGCTCCGGAGAGGCTCTCGCCTTCGCCTGGCGAGTCAGCGTGCTGCTTCCCACCGGAGATGACGAGAAAGGCAGAGGCTCCGGATCGACCGGCTTCCAGCTGAACCTCCCCCTGAGCCTGCGGATCTCGCCAGGGCTGGCCGCCCACTCCAACGCCGGGATCCAGCACTTCTCCTCCGAGCGCAACGACGCGGGCGACGAAGCCGGGACGACCGGCTACAACCTCGGACAGAGCCTGATCTGGCTGTTGCGTCCCGACTTCAACCTGATGCTCGAGGCGGCCTGGACCAGCTTCGAAGAGGTCACGGGGCCGGGACGGACCTCGCGTTCCAGCACGTTCCTCCTCAGCCCGGGCGCGCGGTGGGCGCTGAACCTCCCCTCCGGGACGCAGATCGTCCCGGGCGTCGCGCTTCCGGTGGGCGTCGGACCCAGCTCGGGCGACTACGGTCTGTTCCTGTATTTGAGCTTCGAGCATCCGTTCGGGGCGGGAAGCGCCGAACGCTAGCGGGACCGCGGCCTCACGACTTCCTCTTGCCCGCGACCTTGCGCGGCTGGATCGGCCGGCAGAGCAGCCGCTCGAGCTGATCGGGCGGCATCGGCTTGCCGAAGAGGAAGCCCTGCATGAGCAGGCAGCCCTGCCGGCGCAGGAAGGTCCGCTGCGCGGCGGTCTCGACTCCCTCCGCCATCGGGTGGATCCGCAGCCCGCGCGCCATAGAGATGATGGCGGACGTGATCGCGCCGTCTTCGGCGTTCGTGGTGATGTCGCGGACGAAGGACCGATCGATCTTGAGGGTGTCGATCGGGAAGCGCTTCAAGTAGCTCAAGGACGAATAGCCCGTTCCGAAATCGTCCAGCGAGATCCGCAATCCCATCTCCTTGAGGTTGCGGAGCGTGCGGACGTTCTCCTCCACGTCCTGCAGGAGGATCGTCTCGGTGATCTCCAGCTCCAGGGAGCGGGGATCGAGATCGACCGCCTCCATCGCCTCCTCGACGCTCGCCAGAAGCTGCTGCCGGCGGAACTGGCGGGCCGACAGGTTCACCGCCATCCTCAGCGAGTGATGGCCCTCGCGCTGCCAGGACTTGATCTGGGCGCACGCGGTGCGCAGGACCCACTCGCCGATCGGCAGGATGAGCCCCGTATCCTCGGCCAACGGAATGAACATTCCGGGAGCCACGAGGCCCAGTTCCGGATGCCTCCATCGCACCAGGGCCTCCACCCCGATGATCCGCCCTGATCTCATGTCCACCTGGGGCTGGAAGTGGAGAACCAGTTCATCGCGCTCGAGCGCTTTGCGCAGGCTCCCCTCCAGGTTGAGGCGGTGCAGCGCCCGGGCGTTCATCGACTCGTCGTAGAACTGATAGTTGCCGCGGCCGCAGTCCTTCGCGTGGTACACGGCGGCGTCGGCGTTCTTCAGGAGGCTCTCGACGTCCTCGCCATCGTGCGGGAAGAGGCTGATGCCGATGCTCCCGGTGACGAAGACCTCGTGCTCGTCAAGTAGGAACGGGCTTTTCAGGGAATCGAGGATCCGCCAGGCCACCTTCGCGGCGTCTTCGCCCCGGTTGATGTCCGGGATGCAGACGATGAACTCGTCGCCGCCCAGCCGCGCCACCGTGTCGCCTCTCGGGGCCGCGGGAGAGCCGCGCGCGATCGTGTCGCCTTCGCGGAGGCATTTGCCGAGCCGCTCGGTGACCCCCTGGAGGAGCTTGTCCCCCAGCGTGTGGCCCAGGGTGTCGTTGATCTCCTTGAAGCGATCCAGATCGAGAAGGAGCATGGCCAACGTCCGCTTCTGGCGCCGCGCCACGTTCAGGGCGGTGACCAGGCGCTCGGTGAAGAGCAGGCGGTTGGGCAACCGGGTCAGGCCGTCGTAGTAGGCGAGGAAACGGATCTGCTCCTCGCTGGCTTTCCGGTCGGTGACGTCCTGGACCGTGCCGCTCAAGCGGGCCGGGCGGCCGTCCTCGTCGAGCAGGACCTCCGCCTGCTCGTGGAGGAAGCGGATCCCGCCGTCGGGGCGGACGACCCGGAAGTCGATGCGGTAGGGCTCCTGGCTCGCCAGCGAGCGGCCGCGGGCCGCGGAGACCGCCTCCCGGTCCTCGGGATGGATCAGCTCGAGGGATCGCCCGGGATCGGGGTCGAAGCGCTCCGGATCGACGCCGAAGGCAGCGTAGATCTCCTTCGACCACCGGAGATCTCCCGACTCCAGATCCCAGTCCCAGTTCCCCAGCCCGGCGATCCGGTGGGCCGTCGCCAGCCGGCTCTCGCTTTCGCGCAGGTTGTCGAGCGTCGTCTTCGACCGGAGCATGTAACGGATCCGGTGGGAGAGGATGACCCAGTTGATCGGCTTGATGGCGAAATCGGTCGCGCCCGCCTCGTAAGCCTTGTTGACCGACTCGATGTCGTCGAGGCCGGTGAGCATCATGATCGGAAGGGAGTTTCCGCCGGGCAGGCGCCGGATGGCGGCGCACGCCTGGTAGCCGTCCATCTCCGGCATCATCACGTCCAGGAGGACCATCTGCGGCCGCTGCGCCGCGCAGGCTTTCACGGCCTCGGCGCCGTTCTCGACCTCCGAGACGGAAAAACCGGAAACCTCCAACGCCTCGCGCAGAACCATCCGGCTGGTGGAGTCGTCGTCGGCCAGGAGGATGAGCGGAGTCTTCGCCTTCGAGCCTCCGGAAGTCATGATTGCACGCGCCCCAGGAGCTGCGTCAGCGCCGGCTCCGCGCCGGGAGACTCGCTCAGAATCCCGGGCGACCTGCTCCCTCGTCCCCTCCTTGTCGCGGAAGAGGGGCTGCGGATGAACTCCACGCGGTCGGTGCGGTAGACCGAGGGGATCCCCTGGAAGAGTATCATCTCCTCCCCGGAGCCTTCGCGGGCTTCCGGATTCTCCTGGCCCTGGATCGACAGGGGGAATGCGAGGCTCAGGACCGACAGTAAAGCCTTGAGTCCGTTCATGTTCCTTCCCTCGCCCTGACCGGACGGTCGGCACCTGCAGGACCCTGCGGGTCCGACAAGACGAGAACCTAGGTTCCGAATAAAGGGAAGTCAAGGAAAAGGCTGGACTTGCGCTCATTCTCAGCCGGAGGGATCCACTTATCAGCTGGCCGGCGCGATGGACGACTCTTGGCGCGGCGCTCCTCGTCGTCTATGGCTTGCTTTGCCTTCTGGCCTTCCTCGTCCAGCGCCGCCTGATCTATTTCCCCGTTCCCTGGAGCGCGGCGGAGGAGAGCCGCCTCAATCCGGGCTACGAAGGGGTCTTTTTCAGGAGCACGGATGGCGAGAGGCTGCACGGTTGGCTCCACCGGCGAGCCGGTGCCCCCTGGACGGTGATCGTCTTCCACGGAAACGCCGGGAACCTCTCCTTGCACGAGCCGGCCATGGCGCCGTTCAAGGCGCTGGGCCTGCAAGTCCTCTTGTTCGACTATCGGGGATTCGGCCGGAGCACCGGCCGGCCGACGGAGGCGGGATTGATCGCCGACGGCGAGGCGGCGGCCGCCTTCGTCGAGTCGACTCTCGAAGTGCCGCGCGGGCGCATCGTGTTCTTCGGGCAATCGCTGGGGGCGGGCGTCGCGATCGAGCTGGCGGCGCGGCGGGAGCCGGGGCGGCTCATCCTCGAGTCGGCCTTCGATTCCCTCGCCTCGGTGGCCGGGCACCACTATTCCTATCTTCCCGTGCGGCTCCTGCTGCGCGATCGCTTCGACTCCGCCGCCGTCGTCGGACGGATCTCCTGTCCCGTCCTTTTCCTGCATCCCGGCGAAGACGAGATCATTCCGGTTGCGTTCGGCCGCGCGCTCTTCGCGAAGGTCCGCGCGCCGAAGCGCTTCGTCCTCCTGCCCCGGGCGCACCACAACGATTCGCTCGAGATCGCCTTGGCGGAGCGCCGCGCGGCGCTGCGCGAGTTCCTCGCCTTGCCCGAGAAGCCATCGTTCGGCGAATGAGCCGCGTGCCTTGACGGAGGGCAAGAATCTGGCTTAGCCTTGCTGTATCGGACGAACTGGAAGCCTCCGATTGAGCCGCAGCGGAGTCGCCGATGTCCGGCCCCCTTTCAGGTCGCCGCATCCTCCCCGTTCTCTTGCCGGTTCTCGCCGCCGCCGTTGCCCTGTCGTTTCTCCTTGGAGCGGAATCGTCCCCGCGCGCCTCCCGCGCGGCCGGCCAGGACACGCCGAGGTCGCTGGCGGAATGGCGGGCCCTGAGGAAGGCTGCCGACGACGCGATGGCGGCGCCGCGAGGACCGCAGCGGATCCGGGAGTGCGAAGCTTTCCTGAGGCAGCATCCCAATTATCACGACCCGAGGCTCTATCGGGTGCTGGTCGACGACCTGGTCGGGACGATGAGGTTCGATCCGGCCCATGTGGCGCGGATCCTGGAGCGCTGGGCCGCGCCGGAGGAGGACAGCTATCTCCCCGTCGCCCTGGTCGGCATGTATTACTTCCGGTATCACCTGCCGCTCGACAGCGCGGAGAGGCTCCTGAAGCAGGCCCGCGAGGCGCTTGGCCGCGAGCAGGCGGCGTTGGAGAAGGAGAGCGATCCGAGAGCCCACGAGCAAACGATCTACTTCGACCCGAGGTTCGAGATCGAGCTGACGGAGGGACGAATCCTGCTGGCCCGGAGGGACGCGGCGGGGGCGGTGAAGAAGCTGCGGGAGGCGGAAGCGATCGCCCGCGATCTCGGAGAGATCATGACGCTGCGGGATTCCCGCCGGGAGATCGTGCGGGAGCTCGAAAGCGGCAGCCAGGACGTGGACCGGCTGTACGTCTCCCTCTCGGAGGGCTACGCGCGCCTCGGCGATCGCTCCTCCGCGCGCCGGTGCCTGGCGAAGGTGAGAGGAGGCGGCGACGCTGAGTCTCAGGAAATCTCACGCGAAGTGGAGAAGCTCCGGAGAGAGCTGAAGGCCGCCCCGCCCGCGCTCGCCGAGACACGCAGCGAGCCGATGCCGGCGCACGAATTCACCCTCGACGACCTGGAGGGGAAGCCCGTCAGCCTTTCGGACTACCGGGGCCGGGTGGTCCTCGTCATGCTCTGGACCACCTGGTGAGGCTCCTGCCCCCGGCACCTGCAGGTCCTGCAGGCGGAGCAAGCGAAACACGGCAAGGAGGGGCTCGCGCTTCTCGCCGTCAGCGTCGACGCGCCCGAGGATCGCCCGAGAATCCCCGCTTTTCTGAAAAAGCACGGTCTTCACCCGACGGTTCTCCTCGGAGAAGCCGAGAAGCTCCCGGGTTACGACACCCGCGTCGTCTCCACGCTCTACGTCGTGGATCGCCAGGGGATCCTCGCCGGAAGGCCGGGCGAGTTCGAGCCCGATCTCGAGAAGAAGCTGGAGGCGCGGCTCCCTGATCTTCTGACCGGGAAGCCGGCTCCGGGACGGGTGGTCTGGACGATCGAGAAATCGCCGCCCGACTTCGGCGTGCTGTGGAGGGACAAGGAGGCTCCGATCGCCACGGCGATGTCGGTCGCTCCTTCCGGGAAGGGGCGGCCGGCCGAGATCGGGCTGCTGAGCGAGGGCCGACTGACCCGATACTCCCCTTCGGGGGAGCTTCTCGGAGGTGCGCCGCTTGAAGGAAAGGACTTCTATTACCTGCGCGGGGCCGATCTCGACGGCGACGGAAAGAGCGAGTGGATCGCGGGAGGGGAAGATCACCTGAAGGTGGTCGACTCGTCCGGAGAAGCCTACTGGCAGTACTACACCGCCCGACCTCCGCTGCGAGTCGCGGACGTCGCCGATCTGGACGGCAATGGGACGGCGGAGATTCTGATCCAGGACGCGTCTTCCTTGATCGCCCGGACGGCGCTCGCCGCGAACCTCTGGAAGACCCTTCCCTTGGGCTACGTCCGATCGGTGGTTCCCGATCCGCTCGGCGGCGTGCTGGTCCAGACGCCTGAGGGGACCCAGTCGATCGATCGCGCTGGACAGGCGCGGCTTGCGGCGCCACCGACCCGCGGCCTGGCCGTCCTGAAGGGGCGGATCGAGCCGGGCGACGGGGGGAGCCTCGATCTGTTCGGACCCGCTTACGGCGCCGACGTCGACCTGATGCACGATTTTGACGGAGACGGAAGGAAGGACATCTTCGTTGCCGCCCGGGGCGGCGTCTCGGTTTACGCTCTGGACGGCTCGCCGCTACTGCTGATGAACGTGACGGGCAGCCTGACGGACTTTCCCGCCGCGATCGCCGATCTCGACGGGCGGCCCGGGGACGAGATCATCCTGGACGTCCCGCAGTACGGGCTCGTCGCCCTCGGCTCGCCCGCCGCGGCGGCGCGCGGCGCCGCCGGAAAGAACTGATTCCAGGAAAAGGAAAGAAGAGCCTTCTCGGGGTCCGGAGGATTCCGGACCCCGGAGAAGGATGCGTTCGTCCGCGAGCGGCGAGCGGCTCAGGGAGCGGACGACGAACTGGAGCCCGGCCTTCCGGCGTTCTTGGGCGGCGGGATGGTGATGTCGACCCGGGTCACCTTGCCGAACGAGTCGAGCGGCCGGTCCTGGCCTTTCGGGGGTCCGACGACCAGGATCGCCAGCTGATCCTTGTGCACGTACTTCTTGGCGACCCGGTTGACGTCGGCGACCGTTACCTTCTCGATGTTCTGCCGGTAGCGCGACAGGTAGTCGGCCGGGAACCCGTAATAGCTGTAGACGATCTGCTGGCGCAGGATCTTCGCCTTCGAGTCGTAATTGAAGATGAAGGAATTCAGGATCGAGTCCTTGGCCCGCTGGACTTCCTCCTCGGTCAGGGGAGTCTTCGAGAGGCCCTCGATCTCCACCATCAGAGCCTCAAGCCCGGCCCCGGTGGTCTCGGTCTTGGTCGTCATCCAGACGTTGAACGTCCCGGGGAAATCGTAATTGGAATCGATCGCCCCCCGGACCGCGTAGGCGAGCCCCTTGCGGGAGCGGACGTTGCTGAACAGCCGCGCCGCGAAGCCTCCGCCCCACGCTTCGTTCATCACGTCGACGGCGAAGATGTCGGGATTGTCTTTC from Candidatus Polarisedimenticolia bacterium includes the following:
- a CDS encoding transporter, whose translation is VEEAYNQEDHVVQHISSFALYRESRDWVGNFTQEWPLFGAKHQLSYTLAWLDPGEEAPGGAGAGDLALNYRWQAAGGSGEALAFAWRVSVLLPTGDDEKGRGSGSTGFQLNLPLSLRISPGLAAHSNAGIQHFSSERNDAGDEAGTTGYNLGQSLIWLLRPDFNLMLEAAWTSFEEVTGPGRTSRSSTFLLSPGARWALNLPSGTQIVPGVALPVGVGPSSGDYGLFLYLSFEHPFGAGSAER
- a CDS encoding EAL domain-containing protein, translating into MTSGGSKAKTPLILLADDDSTSRMVLREALEVSGFSVSEVENGAEAVKACAAQRPQMVLLDVMMPEMDGYQACAAIRRLPGGNSLPIMMLTGLDDIESVNKAYEAGATDFAIKPINWVILSHRIRYMLRSKTTLDNLRESESRLATAHRIAGLGNWDWDLESGDLRWSKEIYAAFGVDPERFDPDPGRSLELIHPEDREAVSAARGRSLASQEPYRIDFRVVRPDGGIRFLHEQAEVLLDEDGRPARLSGTVQDVTDRKASEEQIRFLAYYDGLTRLPNRLLFTERLVTALNVARRQKRTLAMLLLDLDRFKEINDTLGHTLGDKLLQGVTERLGKCLREGDTIARGSPAAPRGDTVARLGGDEFIVCIPDINRGEDAAKVAWRILDSLKSPFLLDEHEVFVTGSIGISLFPHDGEDVESLLKNADAAVYHAKDCGRGNYQFYDESMNARALHRLNLEGSLRKALERDELVLHFQPQVDMRSGRIIGVEALVRWRHPELGLVAPGMFIPLAEDTGLILPIGEWVLRTACAQIKSWQREGHHSLRMAVNLSARQFRRQQLLASVEEAMEAVDLDPRSLELEITETILLQDVEENVRTLRNLKEMGLRISLDDFGTGYSSLSYLKRFPIDTLKIDRSFVRDITTNAEDGAITSAIISMARGLRIHPMAEGVETAAQRTFLRRQGCLLMQGFLFGKPMPPDQLERLLCRPIQPRKVAGKRKS
- a CDS encoding alpha/beta hydrolase — protein: MLCLLAFLVQRRLIYFPVPWSAAEESRLNPGYEGVFFRSTDGERLHGWLHRRAGAPWTVIVFHGNAGNLSLHEPAMAPFKALGLQVLLFDYRGFGRSTGRPTEAGLIADGEAAAAFVESTLEVPRGRIVFFGQSLGAGVAIELAARREPGRLILESAFDSLASVAGHHYSYLPVRLLLRDRFDSAAVVGRISCPVLFLHPGEDEIIPVAFGRALFAKVRAPKRFVLLPRAHHNDSLEIALAERRAALREFLALPEKPSFGE
- a CDS encoding VCBS repeat-containing protein; this translates as MDRQGILAGRPGEFEPDLEKKLEARLPDLLTGKPAPGRVVWTIEKSPPDFGVLWRDKEAPIATAMSVAPSGKGRPAEIGLLSEGRLTRYSPSGELLGGAPLEGKDFYYLRGADLDGDGKSEWIAGGEDHLKVVDSSGEAYWQYYTARPPLRVADVADLDGNGTAEILIQDASSLIARTALAANLWKTLPLGYVRSVVPDPLGGVLVQTPEGTQSIDRAGQARLAAPPTRGLAVLKGRIEPGDGGSLDLFGPAYGADVDLMHDFDGDGRKDIFVAARGGVSVYALDGSPLLLMNVTGSLTDFPAAIADLDGRPGDEIILDVPQYGLVALGSPAAAARGAAGKN